Within Bacteroidota bacterium, the genomic segment CAGCTCCCCATGCTCTGTAAGAATACTTTCGGGATGAAACTGCACTCCACGTAAATCAAATTTTTTATGCCTCAATCCCATTATATAACCTTTCTCATCTTCCACCGTAATCTCCAATTCCTCCGGAAAACTTTTTTTATCAACTACCCAGGAATGGTAACGTCCGGCCATAAATTTTTTCGGAATGCCTTTAAAAAGTATATCATCTTTCAACACATTCATCTCTGTCGCCACACCGTGATATACCGAATCAAGGTTCGCCAGCTTGCCCCCAAACACTTCTCCTATTGCCTGCAAACCAAGGCAAACACCAAAAATACTTTTTGTCGGAGCATATTCTTTTATTACATCCATTAATATTCCCGATTCAGCAGGTAAGCCGGGACCCGGAGACAGCAATATCTTATTGTATTTACCTACTTCCTTAAGTGAAATAGCATCATTGCGAAACACATCCACGGTTGTATTGCTTATCTTTTCGAGATAGTTGACAAGGTTATAAGTAAACGAATCGTAATTATCCAATACCAGTATGTTCA encodes:
- a CDS encoding aminodeoxychorismate/anthranilate synthase component II, which codes for MNILVLDNYDSFTYNLVNYLEKISNTTVDVFRNDAISLKEVGKYNKILLSPGPGLPAESGILMDVIKEYAPTKSIFGVCLGLQAIGEVFGGKLANLDSVYHGVATEMNVLKDDILFKGIPKKFMAGRYHSWVVDKKSFPEELEITVEDEKGYIMGLRHKKFDLRGVQFHPESILTEHGELMIKNWIEA